The stretch of DNA GAAGTCGTGCAGCCGCACCGGGTGGACGGGCGTCTCGCCGTCGTTCGGGTCCCCGTCGCCGAACGGGTCACCCATCGAGGTCACGCCGCCCGGGACGCTGACCTGCCGCACGCCCCGAGGACCCCCGACGGGTGGGAGCAGCTCGACGTCGCGGTGCTTCGAGGACGCCCCCGGAAGCCCCGGGACGCAGCAGGGTGCGAGGCCTTCGTGGCTCATGTGTGCCATCCTCGGACGCCCGACCGCGGCGTCGAATCATCCCAGGTGGATGACGAGACCCCGGTCCTGCGGGGACACGATGGCAGTCATCGACCGCCGCACGCGGGTGGTCCCCGACGGAACGGGTCTGCCCATGCAACCGAACGAGGACGCCATGCGACGCGATGTGCTCCCGGTGCCGGATCGGGCACCCGTCGGGCTGGTCACCTACGACGCCAAGGACCCGGACACGCGCCACGAGCCCATCAGGCCCATCCGCCCGCCCAGCACCGCGCCGAACGTACTGGTCGTGCTGCTCGACGACGTCGGGTTCGGTGCCTCGAGTGCCTTCGGGGGCGTCATCGCGACGCCTCACGCCGAACGCCTCGCCTCGGCCGGGCTGAAGTACAACCGGTTCCACACGACGGCGCTGTGCTCACCGACGAGGGCCGCCCTCCTGAGCGGCCGCAACCATCACACGGTGGGCATGGGCGGCATCACCGAGATCGCGACCTCCGCACCCGGCTATGACTCGCGACGTCCCAACACCTGTGCGCCGCTGGCGGAGATCCTCAAGCTCAACGGCTACTCCACGGCCCAGTTCGGGAAGTGCCACGAGGTCCCGGTGTGGGAGACGAGCCCGCTCGGCCCGTTCGACAACTGGCCCACGGGAAGCGGCTTCGAGTACTTCTACGGGTTCATCGGCGGCGAGGCGCACCAGTTCTACCCGGCGCTCTACGAAGGCACGACCCCCGTGGAGCCCGACCGCACTCCTGAGGACGGCTACCACCTCATGGGCGACATGACCGACAAGGCGATCGGGTGGATGCGGCGGCAGAAGTCGCTCATGCCCGACAAGCCGTTCTTCGCCTACTTCGCCCCGGGCGCCACGCATGCTCCTCACCACGTGCCCGCCGAGTGGATCGACAAGTACGCCGGGCGCTTCGACGCGGGCTGGGACGTCCTGCGCGAGGAGATCTTCGCGCAGCAGAAGCAGATCGGCGTCATCCCCGCCGACGCGCAGCTCACGCCCCGCCCGGCCGAGATCCCCGCGTGGGACGAGATGCCCGACGAGCTCAAGCCGGTGCTGCGCCGCCAGATGGAGGTCTACGCCGCCTTCCTCGAGTTCACCGATCACCACGTCGGCCGGCTCCTGGACGCGCTCGAGGACCTCGAGGTGTTCGAGGACACGCTGATCTACTACATCATCGGAGACAACGGCGCCTCGGCCGAGGGAACCATGAACGGCACCTACAACGAGATGATCAACTTCAACGGTGCGGCCGCGCTGGAGACACCGGAGTTCCTCATGTCGAAGCTGGCGGACTTCGGCGGCCCCGACTCCTACAGCCACTACTCGGTGGGGTGGGCCCACGCGATGGACACCCCGTACCAGTGGACCAAGCAGGTCGCCTCGCACTTCGGCGGCACGCGCAACGGAGCGATCGTGCACTGGCCGCGCGGGTTCACGGCCGCCGGAGCCGTGCGCTCCCAGTTCGCCCACGTCATCGACGTCGCCCCGACCATCCTCGAGGCGGCCGGGCTGGCCGAGCCCACCTTCGTCCACGGCGTGCAGCAGACGCCGATGGAGGGGGTCTCCATGCGGTACTCGTTCGACGACGGGACCGCCGCGGACCGGCACGAGACCCAGTACTTCGAGATGTTCGGCAACCGCGGGGTCTACCACCGCGGGTGGACCGCCGTCACGCGGCACAAGACCCCGTGGCTGCTGATCGGCGAGGACGTGCCCGCCTTCGACGACGACGTCTGGGAGCTCTACGACACGAACACCGACTGGACCCAGAGCGAGGATTTGGCACAGACGCACCCCGAGAAGCTGCACGAGCTGCAACGACTCTTCCTCATCGAGGCGGTGCGCCACCAGGTGCTGCCGCTGGACGATCGAGCAGCGGAGCGCCTGTCGCCGGAGGTGAGCGGCCGGCCCCAACTCGTCCGCGGCAACCGTCAGCGGCTCTACGCCGGGATGGGACGTCTCTCCGAGCACTCGGTGGTCAGCATCAAGAACGCGTCCCACGCCGTCACGGCCGAGGTCACGGTGGAGGACGACGCCCACGGCGTGATCATCGCCCAGGGTGGCAGCATCGGCGGCTGGACCCTGTACGTGAAGGACGGCTGCCTGCGGTACTGCTACAACCTGTTCGGCATCCATCGCTTCTACGTCGGCAGCGAGACGAGGTTGTCCGCCGGGCGTCACCAGGTGCGGATGGAGTTCGACTACGAGGGTCCGGGCCTGGGCAAGGGCGGCACCGTTCGCCTGTACGTGAACGGGGAGGAGGTCGGCGAGGGCAGGGTCGACGCCACCGCCGCGATGATCTTCTCCGCGGACGACACGTGCGATGTCGGACGCGAGGACGGTGCGCTGGTGGCCGACGACTATCCCGTGCCGAACCACTTCAGCGGCGAGGTGCACTGGGTGGAGATCGCGGTCGGCGAGGACGCCCAGGACGCGGACCATCACCTCTCCCCCGAGGAGATGCTGCGCATCGTGCTGGCGCGGCAGTGAGCAGGTGACCTCGAGGGAGGATCGGAGTCAGCGCGGGAGCAGCTCGAGCTCGCGAGCGATGCGGACCGCGGCGTTGCGGCGGGAGACGCCGAGCTTGCGCAGGATGTTCCGGACGTGGGTCCGCACGGTGTTCACCGAGATGTACATCTCCGCGGCGATCTCCTCGGTCGTGAGGAGCGCGGCGAGGTGGCCCAGGACCTCCGTCTCCTTCTCGGTCAGCTGCTCCACCGGCGCGGTCCGCTCGACCGGTTCCGACGGCCGTCGGGTCGTTGGACGGTTCATCGGCGCGCCGGACCGATCGAACAGCCAGGCGTGCGCCGCAGCGAGCTGTCGGTCCTGGAGCACGAGCTGGCGCACCGGCGCCGGGGCCTCGTGGAAGGGCCGCC from Aeromicrobium phoceense encodes:
- a CDS encoding arylsulfatase; the encoded protein is MAVIDRRTRVVPDGTGLPMQPNEDAMRRDVLPVPDRAPVGLVTYDAKDPDTRHEPIRPIRPPSTAPNVLVVLLDDVGFGASSAFGGVIATPHAERLASAGLKYNRFHTTALCSPTRAALLSGRNHHTVGMGGITEIATSAPGYDSRRPNTCAPLAEILKLNGYSTAQFGKCHEVPVWETSPLGPFDNWPTGSGFEYFYGFIGGEAHQFYPALYEGTTPVEPDRTPEDGYHLMGDMTDKAIGWMRRQKSLMPDKPFFAYFAPGATHAPHHVPAEWIDKYAGRFDAGWDVLREEIFAQQKQIGVIPADAQLTPRPAEIPAWDEMPDELKPVLRRQMEVYAAFLEFTDHHVGRLLDALEDLEVFEDTLIYYIIGDNGASAEGTMNGTYNEMINFNGAAALETPEFLMSKLADFGGPDSYSHYSVGWAHAMDTPYQWTKQVASHFGGTRNGAIVHWPRGFTAAGAVRSQFAHVIDVAPTILEAAGLAEPTFVHGVQQTPMEGVSMRYSFDDGTAADRHETQYFEMFGNRGVYHRGWTAVTRHKTPWLLIGEDVPAFDDDVWELYDTNTDWTQSEDLAQTHPEKLHELQRLFLIEAVRHQVLPLDDRAAERLSPEVSGRPQLVRGNRQRLYAGMGRLSEHSVVSIKNASHAVTAEVTVEDDAHGVIIAQGGSIGGWTLYVKDGCLRYCYNLFGIHRFYVGSETRLSAGRHQVRMEFDYEGPGLGKGGTVRLYVNGEEVGEGRVDATAAMIFSADDTCDVGREDGALVADDYPVPNHFSGEVHWVEIAVGEDAQDADHHLSPEEMLRIVLARQ